From the genome of Thunnus thynnus chromosome 1, fThuThy2.1, whole genome shotgun sequence, one region includes:
- the myef2 gene encoding myelin expression factor 2 yields MADVVTLDEEPKQEESTASIKSDTEETSEETPNGVKTDAEETKPPKEKHDAKEKSSGSRRGNRYHPYKDKHGGEKKGAHRNRVFISNIPYDMKWQAIKDLMREKVGEVTYVELFKDAEGKSRGCGVVEFKDEEFVKKAIETMNKHDLNGRPLNIKEDPDGEHARRVLQRMGGGQQGGRGQDMGPGGMNIPPSIANNPNIPPEVIHALQAGRLGNTVFVANLDFKVGWKKLKEVFGMAGVVKRADVKEDKDGKSRGMGTVTFEQSLEAVQAISMFNGQMLFDRQMHVKMDEKSLPPDDFRQVEKTPQLPRGLGGIGMGLGPGGQPINANRLNSGGSVGSMGPGGMDVPGYGGMNRLGAGMSGGGGFGGMDSMGNMGGFGGRDMAPVGRMGDMYRSGMGGMDRDFGHSDMPMNRGGFGDSFGGMGGGFGGGMGHMGTGLGGGMGNMSMDRMGSSFDRMGMSGMDMNRGFGGYGGGGPSHMGGGMSDRGSGSKAGCQIFVRNLSYDLTWQKLKEKFSHCGQVMFAEIKMENGKSKGCGTVRFDSPESAEKACRMMNGTKINGREVDVRIDRNA; encoded by the exons ATGGCAGATGTTGTGACTCTTGACGAAGAGCCAAAGCAAGAGGAATCTACTGCATCCATCAAGTCCGACACCGAAGAGACATCTGAGGAAACGCCCAATGGCGTAAAAAC GGATGCTGAGGAAACCAAGCccccaaaagaaaaacatgatgcTAAGGAGAAGTCTTCTGGAAGCAGAAGAGGAAACCGCTACCATCCTTACAAAGACAAACATGGTGGAGAAAAGAAGGGTGCTCACAGGAACCGTGTGTTCATCAGCAATATCCCCTATGATATGAAGTGGCAGGCAATTAAAGATCTAATGCGTGAGAAAG TTGGTGAGGTTACATACGTGGAGCTCTTTAAGGATGCAGAAGGAAAGTCAAGG GGTTGTGG TGTGGTGGAGTTCAAAGATGAAGAGTTTGTGAAGAAGGCAATAGAAACTATGAATAAGCATGACCTGAATGGAAGACCCCTCAACATCAAGGAG GACCCTGATGGGGAACATGCCCGGCGTGTACTGCAGCGGATGGGAGGAGGACAACAGGGAGGTCGCGGGCAGGACATGGGGCCTGGTGGGATGAACATCCCACCCTCCATTGCCAACAACCCCAACATCCCACCTGAGGTCATCCATGCACTGCAAGCCGGACGACTGGGCAACACAGTGTTTGTGGCCAAT CTTGATTTCAAGGTGGGCTGGAAGAAGTTAAAGGAGGTGTTTGGCATGGCAGGGGTGGTGAAACGAGCAGATGTGAAGGAGGATAAGGATGGCAAGAGCCGCGGGATGGGAACAGTGACTTTTGAGCAGTCACTGGAGGCTGTGCAGGCCATAT CCATGTTCAACGGGCAGATGCTCTTCGACAGACAGATGCACGTAAAAATG GATGAGAAATCTCTTCCCCCTGATGATTTCCGTCAAGTAGAAAAAACACCCCAGTTACCAC GTGGTCTAGGTGGTATTGGCATGGGACTGGGACCAGGAGGGCAGCCTATAAACGCTAACCGTCTGAACAGTGGAGGAAGTGTGGGCTCCATGGGGCCTGGAG GTATGGATGTTCCAGGTTATGGTGGAATGAACAGACTTGGAGCAG GAATGAGTGGCGGAGGAGGCTTTGGGGGCATGGATAGCATGGGCAACATGGGTGGCTTTGGAGGGAGAGACATGGCACCAGTTGGCAGGATGGGAG ATATGTACCGGTCAGGAATGGGTGGAATGGATCGCGATTTTGGCCACAGTGACATGCCCATGAATCGAGGAGGATTTGGGGATTCATTTGGAGGAATGG GTGGTGGTTTCGGAGGAGGCATGGGGCACATGGGGACTGGATTAG GTGGTGGAATGGGAAATATGTCGATGGACCGGATGGGTTCCAGCTTTGACCGTATGGGCATGTCAGGGATGGACATGAACCGTGGCTTTGGAGGCTACGGAGGTGGGGGACCGAGCCACATGGGTGGAGGCATGTCTGACAGAGGCTCTGGGTCCAAAGCAGGCTGTCAGATCTTTGTGCGAAAT TTGTCCTACGATCTTACATGGCAGAAGCTGAAAGAGAAGTTCAGTCACTGCG GTCAGGTAATGTTCGCAGAGATCAAGATGGAGAACGGAAAGTCAAAGGGCTGTGGAACGGTGAGATTCGACTCGCCAGAGAGCGCTGAGAAAGCCTGTAGGATGATGAATGGAACCAAGATCAACGGCCGAGAGGTGGATGTCCGCATTGATCGTAACGCCTAG